Genomic segment of Oenanthe melanoleuca isolate GR-GAL-2019-014 unplaced genomic scaffold, OMel1.0 S006, whole genome shotgun sequence:
tgttgGAAGTTACAGTGTTGTGATTAAGCAATCATTGTTCCTCCCTTTGCCCCTCCTGGTTTTcaagcttttattattttatttatacagaCATTGCTCATTCCACATTTATTTACAACTTTACATGAATTACATTATATCATATATCACACTGCTCATCCAACCCCTGGCACTCTGAGCAGCCTTGTGCAAATCCGAGCTTCCTCCACttcaggctgtgcctgcagctttcagctccttggctccaactcccacctgctttccctggagaaggagctgcccGAGACACAGAGGGATGTTCGTTTATcttcagcaaacaaaaccaaaggatGGCAGAgatccattaaaaaaagaaaaaagtcattCCTCTGCTGGATATTGCATCCACTTTCCACAGCAGACAGTCTCAGACCAATGGAAAACACcttctgtgcccagcacagatcccaagatgccccaaaccatccctgcccCAATTCTGTCGAGATTTTTCTTTGCACACACAAGTCAGACACTGAAGTCATGATCTCCATCGATGctcagaaggaggaaaagagagaaagtggctgcagagctctttTGTGCAGAGCTACAGCTTCATTAATCCCAGTATTCTGGGCTCACAGTAACTTGATCCAACAAGCTCTACTGCATCTGTTCCCTGGATAGGAAGCTGACTGGATGGCCAGGACCAAGGAGTGCTGGGGATTGGAGCCACTAtccaggggtgtcccagggCTCAGGACTGGGGCCAGGGCAGTTCAATATCTTTATTGCTGATCTGGACGAGGCCATCGAGGGCACCCTCAGTCAGttgccaggtgagcccaggctggctgggagtgtggctgtgctgcagggcaggaagctctgcagagggatctgcacaggctggagccgTGGGCCCAGGACAATTGGATGAGGTTCACCAAGGCCAAgggccagctcctgccctgggctcacaaccaccccaaatccctggctgtgccctgcccctgatccccacagcctgtcctgtttccttcatccctgcattgCCAGGCACTTTCTGGGacaagggagctctgctgtggggatggagggaggtgcAAGTGCCACCCCTGCACTGGGAACCACAACTCATGAGGTTTGTGTCCTTTGGGGTCAGGAACTGGTGAGACTCAGAGGCACAGGAAAATCTTCCTTCATTGCCAAGAAATAAAAGTTGAATATGATATAATTTAATAACCATCACAGCTCTTCCTTCAGATCTGTGTGATTTCCCAGCAGCAACCTCCATCCACCATCCACAAGGGATTTGTGTACAAAACCAGTTTTAGACAAAGATGATTTTGTGATAGATAGAAACACAATAAAGGTGTTGTATCAGGATGCTCTGTGTGGAGTGGGGTAAAACAGCTCAATGTCCTATTTGCAAGGCTGCTAGTGGTGGATGGATAAGGGTTCTCAGACTAGTTTTAGAGTTGCAGAAAACCTGAAATCAGCCTGACTCATTTAATCTCCTCATgtccaggctgggatgaggagcccctcagccttccctgctccgggctggacaagcccagctccctcagcctctcctcacagccaaaGGGTTCCAGCCCCCCTTGGAggcccttccctcaccctgctccagctgccagacatctttcctgccctggggaacccAAACCAGGCCCCAGTGACCTGGATAATCCACGTCCTTGATGTCCtggtcacacagccctggccccttGTCCCCgtgtcaggctctggggttgGTTTGTGGAACATCcttgggggaggctgtggctccaggtggagcagggggatacagagggacaggggaccctGCTGGGCATGAACAGCATTGGACTTCTCTGGGAAAACTGtgaggggggctggggcagagtgaccaACCCAGTGACCTCTCACAGCCCTCCTGTGATGTCACAGTCAGCTCTATGATGTCACAGACAGCCCTGATGCTCAATGACCTCGCATAACCCACTCTGTAGTGTCACAGCCTAGTCTGTGATGTCACAGCCCACTCTGTGATGTCATAGCCCTCTCTGTGACCTCACATTTCCAGATGATAAATTGCCTACCCCAGGTGAGCTAACACAATGCTTGTTCCCCAAAACCACTGGCCTCTGGAAACCGCCAATGCCTGTTGTGTAAGAAGGGGAACTGGAATTCACCAGCCTCAGTGTCCTGCAACTCAACCAGGCCCACTGGAACATTGGGGTCCATGACCACCAGGGACCACCAGAGAGACCCCCAGGAGTGAAGAATGCATGGGTAAAGGGGAGAGGAAATATGTTAATGATTTTGGGGAAATGATTATCATATGTGTACTTAGTCCAGGACAATCAATTAATATGTATGCCAAATacagaatataaacagaaactttcctgTACTCAGCATGCATGGCTTTGGGAAGAGATGTCCTCCCCATGCATCCAGCCAAATaaagaatgctgctttttaGTGCTACATTGGTGTTtaggaattttttaattttactgacTTTTTGGTAACACTCCCACTCCCAAGGAAAAATatgtctcctgctgttcacaaaAAGAGAAGGGATGGTGAGATATATGGTGGTCAGATGCTGCCTGGGGTACAGTGACcatgaaataaatgtgtttttcaatattctgtgaaagaaggaGGGGTATCAAAAAACTTCTACACTGGACCTACAGTGAGCAGACTTTGGCCTGTTCAGGATGCAGATTTGGGGAGTGCCAAATcaattactgattttttaaggggaaacagcccttaaaaacaaagggttCCAGGAAAGATGGACACACTTCAAGAAGAAATCTTGAAGGAGCAGGACACATTTCTGTGCCAAAAAGTGAGCTAGCGAGGAAAATGACTGGTCTGGCTGGGCATGGAGCTTTTTCCAGTAATCCAGGGGAAAAAGTGTACATCACCTTTGGACAGAGGGGCAGGTACCTAAGGAAGTGTTTGAGGATGTTGTTAGgtcatgcagaaagaaaattagagagGTGAAAGCGCAATTAGAAGACAACCTGTCTCCTCCTGTGAAGgatgataaaaattattttatcaataCATTATTGGCAAAAGGAGGGGTGAGGACAACCTCCATTCTTTACTGGGGGGAATATGATTACTGAagatgagggaaaggctgagctACTTAACCCCTTCTTTGCCTCACTTTTCAACAATAAGACAGGTTTGCCCTTTGGACAAGGGTTCTCCTGAGCTGGTAGAtgaggacagggagcagaacaggcCCCTGAaatccaggaggaggcagctggggacctgctgagccactcagATGCTCACAGGTGTCTCTGGGAGCAGATAGGATTCATCGTAGGGGGatgggggagctgctggatgagctccccaagctgctctccatcatttaccatcagtcctggctcaccAGGGAGGTCCCAGAGGACTGGAGGTGCCAATGTGAGCCCATccccaagaagggctggaaggaggatctggggaactccaggcctgtcagcctgacctcagtgccCAACAGGGTGATGGAACAGATCACCTTGAGTGCCATCACAGGGCACCTGCAGGATGGCTGAGGGATCAGAGCCAGCCAGCATGGATTTCAACATCTGCactgatgatctggatgagggcATTGAGTGCAGCATCAGCAAATGTGCAGATGTcaccaagctgggtgtgagtgtggatctgctggagggtaggagggctctgcagagggacctggacaggctggatccagggcccaGATCCAACAGGGTTTAACaagaggtttaacaagaccaagtgccaggtcctgcacttcggccacaacaacccctgcagtgctccagggtggggacagagtggctggacagtggcCAGGtagaaagggacctggggacagTGATGCACAGCAGAcaggacatgagccagcagtgtgcccaggtggccaggaaggccagtggcacctggcctggatcaggaatggtgtagtcagcaggagcagggcagtgattcttctcctgtgctcagcactggttgagcagcacctcaagtgctgtgtccagatttgggccccccaatttaggaaTGACATGGAGGGGCTGAAGCGTGTCCAGAGCAGGGCAAGAAAGTTTGTGAGgatctggaacacaagtcctgggaggagcagctgaaggagctggggatgtttatcctggagaagaggaccCTCggggagacctcatcactctctataactccctgacaggagagtgcagccaggtgagggttAGGCTCTTTTCCCAAAACAGTGagaggacaagaggacacagccttatCTGCACCAGGGGATGTTTAGGAAACATCCAGGGGGATGGACAttagaaaatattcttcacagaaagggtgatgggctgcccagagagatgggtgagtcaccatccctggaggtgtttcaggaaagactggatgtgtcactgagtgccatggtctgggtgtCAAGGTGGTGTTGGGTCACAGGTTGGATTTGATGCTCTCAAAGATCTTTCCCAACCTgattaattctgtaattctgtgatgattgtgacacggcagggccctggggaagtAAGGGGCCAGTGTTATTCTGTTaggcctcatggaaccacagacaccactgtgacacttcaAGGCCTCATAtaaccaaggggccatggtgacactgcagaaccaaggagagcattgctgcactgtgggacctcatggaaccaaggatccattgtgacactgcagggccttggggAACCAAGGGCCATTGTGAAACCGAGGGGCCCAATGGAACCAAAGGGCCTTTGTGACTCACAAGGGTGTTGGGGAACCAAGGGGCTTTTGTGACACTACTGAGCCTCCTGGGatcatggagaccattgtgacacttaAGGCCATCATGGAATCATGGTGACACCAAACTGGGTGCGAGTGTGGATTTGCTAgagggtaggagggctctgcagagggacctggagaGGTGTTATGAATTGGTTTAAACACAGAAGaccaaaataaatgaaacctCTGTGAATAAAACTAGTTGGACTCAAAAAGGTTTGAAATACACCCAAGAAAAGTGATTAAAACCAAACAGGGTTAGATGTTAGTGccaaaaaattaatatattttatttaatattaaaagaggtaaagagaagaagagagaaagaattaGAAAAAGAGTTGTGCTAGGGGgcctgggggggacagggagagagtGATGTGTTAGGTAGAAATATATCACCCTTCTGGGGTTTCCAATCACAGCTCATTGCTCCCCTCCATCTTGAATTCTTGGTAGCGAGGATCCCCGCCACTACACTGAAAAGCACAGAATCCAGTGGATTAATGTACATTTGGCCAGGTGGAAACACCCAGGTGCCTCCCCTGCAGGGGTCCAGTTTGAGACTGTCTCTTGCAGCACTGTGGATaattctgcagtgctctggtgcAGGGTCCCCTTTTGGGGGGAACCTTTGGGGGGACCCCTTGGTGGGCCATGACACCCCCTCTGCTGTGCATAAGCTTTTTCCAGGGTgaatgtcacatcctgaggtgtctccttagacctgagatcaccttaggtggacatgcaggtggtctggaacccagctctttccaatgcccgccgatgagagactgcaggaggctgttcttacaggttttcatggttgtttattcttccttatctcaggaatgctttgtccagcgaacagcggtctgctcgccagacgtccagggcagaatctgcctggtagAGGCAGgatttatcttttatagtctaaattacgtacaaggtatttacaaatgacccccaatacaatacaatcttgttacatggtccagctctgtcctcatccaatctaaaagtgccagcatgtcacccagcatggatgacacggaaaagaggaggaagaggtatccacacccccaattctccatgttggccacgtgtcccttatcacaaacattctagaaatctgctaattctacattctaacagtctaatttacactctatttattttgcagcttgcatttcttctctcaatgatgttaaattgttccaaggagcaaaatccagcccctgagacacctgggtctcattcgagggtctttggggacccaccaggggggtcttaaaccttccagggaagccagaggaatactctggactcccacaggaGCGATGGCGGTGGCGTccggtgagaggggacagggaccgggaaggggatggggacagggaatgggaatggggaccgggaatggggacagggaccgggaatggggacagggaccgggactGGGACCAGCTTTGGGGATTGGTTTTGGCTTTAGTTCttccaagagcagagcagctgctggctgctgtaaagttgtttctGGTAAAGGCACGTCAGGCTCCAAAGGCAAAGAGCCCAAGGCTCTCCAGTCCCTGTTCAATCTCTGCCACAAAGTCCcgatggaagcaggagcagctctctgctgcaagagGTCGAAGCTGCGGCCTGGTGCAGAGTCTCCAGAGGCAGATGCTCCCTGGcctttcttcttctgttcttttcttcctcatcttcctcttattcttctctcctgtgctggtagtggtgatgatgatgggggggaggaagggagagcgATGAGAGAGATGCAAGagagagctctggctccaaGACACGGATTTTTATTGACAAAATTCACAATGATCAAAAAACAGGATCCTGAAGCATTTCTCCTAAATCTATTAGAATTGTTCTGTAATACAGAAGTTTACGTCTAAGTTGTGCACATGGCCTGTCTGTTCTGTCTGAAGAATATTGGAAAAGTTcttaacatatttttattttctctagagCTGTGGTTTTGAGTTTTCACTGCAGGTTATTTTTGACACCAGATTCTAAGGCTTTTACTTTTAAGGCACTTCAATCATATTGTTACTTACTTCAAACTAAGATTTATACTTTTACTTCATATCTATGCAAACTAGTATTTCTacttaattaaaacaaaagcacagacCTGTATTGCATGTCTGTGTGACATAATGTAGTTTAATTTCtcaaaaggtttttaatttaattcttgcAGTCTGTTCTCTCTCAGAGGGACTCAGAGAGGCTTCTGTGTTCCACACTCCAATATCCAGGAATGGGTACAGGGACATGGTAATGGGAACGAAAAGAGGAACCGTGAATCGGAATATAGGAACGGGACACAGAATACGGAAATAGCAAGTGGATAGAGAATATGTGATAGGGATTTAGAagatgggacagggactggaaattggaatatgggaatgggattgggaataggAATATGGGAACTGCACTGGAAAtatagaaatggaaatgttgtACATACATATCTGTGAGAGCTTCCTGTAAAATCCTTATCCTTCTCAACACACAgggaatatgggaatgggaatatgggaacaACAACCGGGCAGAGAATACGGGACAGGGAGACggaaggagagcaggaatgggaattggactgggatgggagccaggaggatgtggagcccccagccaggtgtcttcccaacacgGATCAGCGGCACCAGGGCTCAGCGGGGCTCTGCCCAccgggggtcactggggatcatccagcgcggatcctgccctgggggatggagctggagcagcgcacgaagctcttcccgcACTCGGGGCACTCGCAGGGCTTCTCTCAGTGGAGACTCCTGTTGGTGTCTGGTCAAGTgagagctctgtgagaagctcttcccacactcgggacactcgtagggtctctccGCGGTGTGGATGCGCTGTTGGGTGACGAGGTGTGACCTTTCCCTGAAGCGCTTCTAGCAGTCGGAGCAGCTGAACGGCCTCTCATCCGTATGAATGCGATAGTGCCTGACGAGACGAGAGCTGTTCGGAAACcacttcctgcatttatcacactcgtagggtctctccccagtgtggatgagCCGGTGGTTGTTGAGGGCAGAGTTGGacttgaagcccttcccacagtcgGAGCAGCAGAACGGCTTCTCATCCCTGTGACTGCGATAGTGCCTGCGGAGATCAGAGCTGGTCAGAAACcccttcctgcatttatcacactcgtagggcctctccccagtgtggatgcgccggtgggtgatgagagcagagctctgcttgaAGCCCTGCCCACAGTCAGGACACTCATAAGGCCTCTCATCCGTGTGAGTGCGATAGTGCTGGCGGAGCTTGAAGCcggtctgaaacctcttcctgcattgatcacactcgtagggcctctctccagtgtggatcctctggtgcaCAGCCCGGCTTGAGGTCTGGCTgaatctcttcccacattccccacactcgtagggccgtTCCCCTGTGTGGATTCTCTGGTGTCTGATCAGCTCCGCTTTCCACCTGAATATCTTCTCACATTCtgagcacttgtggggcttcttCCCCATGGTGAAGCTGCTCACGCAGCCCCAGCTCCGAGCTCCGGCCGCCTCCCCGGCCCGGGCTggctctttcctgctgggatccccgggctgtgcgtttgcagcccctcctgctgcggGATCTgcggggcttttcctccccgtTGCATTCCTGCGCCGTGGAGCCGCTGCAAACGGCCTCTTGCCCGAGGCTGTGCCGCggggatttgtcctccctgctgtccgtgctcagctccttgtctgggggaggaaggacaaggacaggatgggatttgcctccatgccagagggaagggcaaggagatccccccagggctgtgctgcagccggggccgtgctgggctgggagatggagcaggacacagggggaaaggggcactgacttcctcctcacctgcctgcggCTCCCGGGACATCGACATCTTCCTCGCGGACACTTTCTCCTCCTCAATACATCCCAAGTTTGGGAAATGATGGTCTGGGGAGGAAAACAAGGGCTGTGCTCGTTGGGTTTGATGGTGGCGCTGCCcgagggcagctggagaagtcAGCGCCCCTTTCAGCCTCGGGGGCCCGGAGCCCGCTCAGCACCGAGCTCCCGcacccctccaggctgccgGGGGTCCCCCGGCTCCGGGATCGCCCCTGGGCGCTCTCCCCGCTCCGGGGCTCCCGCCTTCCCCCCCGGCTCTGCCGGGGATCCCCAGAGCCGATatcgccccctccccgccggtACCGGGCGATCGCCACGCGGCACCGCCAAGATCCCGCCAGGGCCATTCCCGCCTCGGCTTTGGGCTCCGGCAACATCCGAACATCCCCTGAAGCgcaaaataaaaccctcccGGAGCCCCCCACGATGGATTTGGGgcgagctccccctccccgctcACCTGCGGGTTTTTGGGGGGCGATGCTGCCGCACCCGGGGGAAGCTGCGCTCTGTGCGGGCGGGCGGCAGAAGCGCGTGGTTCCAAAAtcgctcctcctcttcctgccgctcctcccgtgtccctcctcttcctcccgctgctgctcttcctcctcttcccgctcctcctcttcctcccgctcctcctccgctcccagcccggcccgggcaggtGCCGACACCCAAAAGCAGCCGCGCTCTGCCCTGGGCGGTGTCGGAGCGGCTGCGACCCGCGCGGCGCTGCGAGTGatactgggagcgctgggaatgACAGCGAGAGCAGCGGCAGCGATGCTGAGAGCCCcgggcaggaactgggagcgctttccctgccagtgccgctcttactgggagcgctgggagggaactgggagcaaagAGCGCCCGGCCATGACCGCAGCTGGCGGTGGGCGGGGCCAGAGGGCGTGGTTATGCAAATCAGGGAGCGATCGCGCGCTGGGATTGgtgggcgggagcggcgcggggtTGCCGCGGTCACGTGAGCGCCGTGAGGGGAACGGAGCGATGGCGGCGGCGTccggtgagaggggacagggagcgggaatggggacagggaaccggaatggggacagggaatgggaatggggacagggaatggggataGGGACGGAGACCGGGAATTTGGGAGCTGGAACAGGGACATTTATATATCTGATGTATGTGTTTATAGAATTAGAATACATATTAGATGTAGTAGTAAGCTGACGATATggggataaggggtggaatgtctTGGGGTGACTTTTTGATGCTTGTATCCCCAAATTGTCTGTTGGTGTTGAATATTGaattctgcagctttaagactggtttcaggagtgaagggggagagaaagaggtaCAGAGTTgttatcagagactgcacttgCTCCCCCACACGCTACACACAGACCGTGTTGTCTGCACTGGATGGCAGGAGAGagctttctttttgcttttagttaATTTTTCTGGCTGGCTGAGGCAAAGGAGTTCCCCCGGattgctcttttcctttttccctggaattcttgCAACCTGCTCTGGACCgaaaacccagaagagcactgagagctcacacctgtggcccaGCAGGCCTGGCCTGGGCCACGGCATTTCCCAGCaccagagggactgagaacagactgagtgagctgggctgtgacccacggagggactgagaacagactgagtgagctgggctgtgacccacaggggattgagaacagactgagtgagctgggctgtgacccacagagggactgagaacagcctcaGTGAGCCAGGCTGCAACACACAGAAGAGACTCCTCTGAATTTGTCAACTCCTTCGGAGCAGggagaggttttgctgtttggtattgttcatttttgtgcGGGGAAGTGCTTTCTCagttaaataaacagttttttccccacttctctctaagggaatattttttccctgaaccaGTTGAGGGCCCTCATTCAgaggtttcctcccaaatttgctcTAAACCAGGACAAGggtgtattttattaaatttctctttagaggtgattgcagcattccATGATTGATGTTGAACCAGTGTGTCTCCTAAGGAGgcctggcctgctcagagaagctgtgccttgaggtctgacccaATGTGGACAACCTTGCTTCACatttcccagccccatcctgtctCTCCTCACTCACCTgagacctgctttgcttggaagAATCGGCTGCACACAGCCAAACAGTCTAAAATAGTTTAGgttgctacaaaaaaaaagctcccCATTGAAAACAGACACCCTCCTCAAGTGTGTGCCAAACCCAAGGCACCACCACgaccactgcagagctgccctgggccagctggaagggtggatcatcatcccaacctgcactggGCCATTGCAAGGgactgtggccatggacactgcactgaccccactgctgggtttgggtgccACGGCAATGCTCATCAGTCcaagtttccttggaaaccACCCCAAGGACCCATTTCTGCAGTCAGGCTCCATGCCCACTTGCATGCAGAGCTGTTGTGTCCTCGGCTGCCACGGCACCCTCAGGACAAAGCGGTGCCAGGGCTGTTCCTGGTACAATTGCACTGACGCTCCTTGATGCAGTCAGGggccatggcacagccacagagacCCTTCCTTCGTTTGTGCCACAGCAACCAAGGCCTGGAGCCATTGTGATGGCTGCTTGTCATGGAAACCTGCCCTGGGCCCCTTGCTCAGGGCTGgtgtcactgcccagagccagaggggATCCCTTGCTGGGGGCTTGTGCCGTGGCCACCTGCCCTGTGCCGCGCTGGCTGCTCAGGCGCAGCGGgaccagcagcaaagcccagggcCAAAGGCCAGGTCAGCCAGACAGAAAGGTCAGCTGGGCACTGTTTCCATGG
This window contains:
- the LOC130266268 gene encoding uncharacterized protein LOC130266268, producing MLPHPGEAALCAGGRQKRVVPKSLLLFLPLLPCPSSSSRCCSSSSSRSSSSSRSSSAPSPARAGADTQKQPRSALGGVGAAATRAALRVILGALGMTARAAAAMLRAPGRNWERFPCQCRSYWERWEGTGSKERPAMTAAGGGRGQRAWLCKSGSDRALGLVGGSGAGLPRSRERREGNGAMAAASALRLVSGVKGERKRYRVVIRDCTCSPTRYTQTVLSALDGRRELSFCF